The following proteins are co-located in the Chryseobacterium daecheongense genome:
- a CDS encoding DUF350 domain-containing protein, whose product MDKINLLPIINSILYSFLGIGILLICYLIVEKLTPERTWHEIARNQNVALAIIFGAIIVGISIIISAAIHG is encoded by the coding sequence ATGGACAAAATTAATTTATTGCCAATAATTAATTCAATTCTTTATTCATTTTTAGGAATAGGGATTTTATTAATCTGCTATCTTATCGTTGAAAAATTAACACCCGAAAGGACATGGCATGAAATTGCTAGAAATCAAAACGTAGCTTTAGCTATTATTTTTGGAGCGATCATCGTTGGAATTTCAATTATCATAAGTGCAGCAATTCATGGATAA